From the Mangifera indica cultivar Alphonso chromosome 10, CATAS_Mindica_2.1, whole genome shotgun sequence genome, one window contains:
- the LOC123227580 gene encoding LOW QUALITY PROTEIN: taxadiene 5-alpha hydroxylase-like (The sequence of the model RefSeq protein was modified relative to this genomic sequence to represent the inferred CDS: inserted 1 base in 1 codon), which translates to MEVPSVFESTLSFTAITLLTLTAVVAGYFKLKVSWVLSKKLPPGSFGFPFVGESISFVRAQKQNKTEEWIRKRIDMFGPAFKTSLMGRKTVVLTGQAGNRFVFSGADNCISLNQPSRAVKIFGKYSLFEISGKRHKLIRGAIASFLKPESIQRYLQQMDTLVQEQLSKELNGKDSVQIVPLMKKITFNVICTIFFGLPDGEDKDKLLEDFSITLKGLWAVPVNIPGTTLYKALRARGRVCKLLSKLISTRKTQMEEGIVDDSQDNMISSLLALRDENGEPLLEQEVLDLFLSLIMASHETTTTVLSHLVRHLARDPEVSNNVLQEQREVVKXKKTRGKLSWNEMQMMKYTWRVAQELMRLTPPVFGNFRLIKRDITFDGFHIPKGWQLFWVAYGTHMDSNIFEDAEKFDPSRFDANSRSFPPYTYIPFGAGPRICPGAEFARIETLLVIHHLITKYEWTQVFPDEPITRDPVPLPAMGLPVNLHLRNDL; encoded by the exons ATGGAAGTCCCTTCTGTTTTTGAATCTACACTGTCATTTACAGCCATTACTCTTTTAACACTGACTGCCGTTGTAGCTGGGTACTTCAAACTGAAAGTTTCATGGGTTCTGAGCAAGAAACTTCCACCAGGGTCATTTGGATTTCCCTTTGTTGGAGAATCCATTAGTTTTGTGAGAGCACAGAAGCAGAACAAGACTGAAGAATGGATCCGAAAACGCATCGACATGTTTGGACCGGCATTCAAGACCTCACTGATGGGCAGAAAGACTGTTGTTTTGACAGGACAAGCTGGTAATCGGTTTGTGTTCAGTGGAGCTGATAATTGTATATCTTTGAACCAACCCAGTAGAGCAGTCAAAATTTTCGGAAAATACAGCCTCTTTGAGATTTCTGGAAAGCGGCACAAGCTTATTAGAGGTGCCATTGCAAGCTTTCTAAAACCTGAAAGTATTCAGAGATATTTGCAGCAAATGGATACCCTGGTTCAAGAGCAGCTATCCAAG GAGCTTAATGGGAAGGATTCAGTACAAATTGTGCCACTGATGAAGAAGATCACTTTCAATGTGATTTGCACTATATTCTTTGGATTACCAGATGGGGAGGATAAAGATAAACTTTTGGAAGATTTTTCAATTACCCTGAAAGGATTATGGGCAGTTCCTGTGAATATTCCTGGGACTACACTTTATAAAGCATTGCGGGCAAGAGGCAGAGTCTGTAAGCTCCTCTCCAAGCTAATATCAACCAGGAAAACACAAATGGAAGAAGGAATAGTTGATGACTCCCAAGACAATATGATCTCAAGCCTCCTTGCTCTGAGAGATGAAAATGGTGAACCTTTACTTGAACAGGAAGTTCTCGACTTATTTTTATCCTTGATAATGGCTAGCCATGAGACAACCACAACAGTTCTCAGCCATTTAGTAAGACACTTGGCCAGGGACCCTGAGGTATCTAACAATGTCCTTCAAG AACAAAGAGAAGTTGTTA GCAAAAAGACCAGAGGAAAGCTCAGCTGGAATGAAATGCAAATGATGAAGTATACATGGAGAGTAGCTCAAGAGCTCATGAGACTGACTCCTCCTGTTTTTGGAAACTTTCGACTTATAAAAAGAGACATCACCTTTGATGGCTTTCATATTCCTAAAGGATGGCAG TTGTTTTGGGTAGCTTATGGCACACACATGGACAGCAACATATTTGAAGATGCAGAGAAGTTTGATCCATCAAGATTTGATGCAAATTCAAGGTCATTTCCTCCATACACATACATCCCTTTTGGAGCAGGACCCAGAATATGCCCTGGAGCTGAATTTGCAAGAATTGAAACTCTGCTGGTAATTCATCATCTAATAACAAAGTATGAATGGACACAAGTCTTCCCTGATGAGCCTATCACTCGAGATCCTGTGCCACTTCCTGCCATGGGCCTTCCTGTCAATCTTCATCTCAGAAATGATCTTTAG